The following coding sequences lie in one SAR86 cluster bacterium genomic window:
- a CDS encoding GatB/YqeY domain-containing protein — protein sequence MENNSIILQIEENIKIAMKNGQKNRLSTLRMLKSEMNLLKIEQKSELSIDQSLSVIQRMIKQRKESAVQFSNAGREELSNKELEEIETLKEYMPKQLNDDELKLEILDTIESTSSKSLKDMGKVMGILKENLHGKADMSKVSNLVKESLS from the coding sequence GTGGAAAATAACTCCATAATTCTTCAGATAGAAGAAAATATAAAAATAGCCATGAAAAATGGCCAAAAAAATAGACTATCCACATTGAGAATGCTTAAGTCTGAAATGAACCTATTAAAGATAGAGCAGAAGTCAGAACTATCGATTGACCAGTCTTTAAGTGTAATACAAAGAATGATAAAACAAAGAAAAGAATCCGCGGTTCAATTTTCTAATGCTGGCAGAGAAGAACTCTCTAACAAAGAATTAGAAGAAATAGAAACTTTAAAGGAATATATGCCTAAGCAACTTAATGATGATGAATTAAAATTAGAGATCCTTGATACAATTGAATCTACTTCATCTAAATCTCTAAAGGATATGGGAAAAGTTATGGGCATCTTAAAAGAGAATTTACATGGCAAAGCTGACATGTCAAAAGTAAGTAATTTAGTTAAAGAATCTTTGAGTTAA
- a CDS encoding MFS transporter translates to MLDKESLVGGRQAKITLILLVLVYVFNFIDRQILSVLAEDIKMDLNISDSDIGFLFGTAFAIFYSVFGIPLGKLSDVWSRRKIISLGLGTWSLMTALSGTARSFTSLAIFRFGVGIGESSASPATYSMLSDYFSPKVRSTVLAIYASGLYIGAGIGIFLGGWIVDLWNNAFPDISLAPFGLRGWQVAFMAVGIPGIILAFFTWQIKEPPRGLSENISSPESLSPFREMLKEFIGITPFGLLASPNLIKEILVNLFIGLTIFYSMFALIIFTGDRVQWIAFGIGLYLLSCWIQGMKHRDLGVYQIIFKSKALIASSIGFGSIAFVTYSISAWVPSFYIRNHGISEAEAGTVLGLTAAIGGIIGTISGGILGDLLKRNYPNGRLYIGYIVVILTIPLCLGLLYAENLYVSYICNFLFHIVTPLWVGIGPATVSDLVLPRMRALAGAFYLLIVSMIGLALGPYSVGFISNTLQDQGMNDGESLKFALASSLVILVITIIALSFAGKYLAKEERSLLSKAKSLGEIF, encoded by the coding sequence ATGTTAGACAAAGAAAGCTTGGTCGGAGGTAGACAAGCAAAAATTACTTTAATACTTTTAGTGTTGGTTTATGTTTTTAATTTCATAGACAGACAAATCTTATCTGTCCTTGCTGAAGATATTAAAATGGATCTTAATATTTCAGATAGTGATATTGGTTTTCTTTTTGGTACGGCCTTTGCAATCTTTTACTCAGTTTTTGGAATCCCTCTTGGAAAATTATCTGATGTTTGGTCTAGAAGAAAAATAATCAGTCTTGGTCTAGGAACTTGGAGTTTGATGACTGCACTTTCTGGAACGGCAAGATCTTTTACCTCTTTAGCTATATTTAGATTTGGAGTAGGTATAGGGGAATCAAGTGCTAGCCCAGCTACATATTCAATGTTATCTGATTATTTCTCTCCAAAAGTAAGGAGCACTGTGTTGGCTATTTATGCTAGCGGTCTATATATAGGTGCTGGAATAGGAATCTTTCTAGGCGGCTGGATTGTAGATTTATGGAATAATGCTTTTCCTGATATTTCTTTAGCTCCTTTTGGGTTAAGAGGATGGCAAGTTGCTTTCATGGCTGTTGGTATACCAGGTATTATTCTTGCCTTTTTTACCTGGCAGATAAAAGAGCCGCCTAGAGGTCTAAGTGAAAATATAAGCTCTCCTGAATCGCTCTCTCCTTTTCGTGAGATGCTAAAAGAGTTTATTGGCATTACTCCTTTTGGTCTTTTAGCATCCCCTAACTTAATAAAAGAAATTTTAGTTAATCTATTTATAGGATTAACAATCTTTTATAGCATGTTTGCTCTTATTATTTTCACTGGCGATAGAGTTCAATGGATTGCTTTTGGGATTGGTCTATATTTATTAAGTTGTTGGATTCAAGGAATGAAACATAGAGATTTAGGTGTCTATCAAATCATCTTTAAGAGTAAAGCATTGATAGCTTCTAGCATTGGCTTTGGGTCAATAGCCTTTGTAACTTATTCTATTAGTGCCTGGGTCCCGTCTTTTTATATAAGAAATCACGGAATAAGCGAAGCTGAAGCAGGAACAGTCTTAGGTCTTACAGCGGCAATAGGAGGCATAATTGGTACAATATCTGGAGGTATCTTAGGAGACTTACTTAAGAGAAATTACCCAAATGGACGTTTATATATAGGTTATATAGTTGTAATTCTTACAATTCCATTATGTTTGGGTCTTTTATATGCCGAAAATTTATATGTTTCCTACATATGCAACTTCCTATTTCATATAGTCACGCCATTATGGGTGGGCATTGGGCCAGCAACTGTATCTGATTTAGTATTGCCGAGAATGAGAGCTCTTGCAGGGGCATTTTATCTACTAATTGTATCAATGATTGGTCTAGCTTTAGGCCCTTATTCGGTTGGTTTTATAAGTAATACTTTACAAGATCAGGGAATGAATGATGGTGAGTCTCTAAAATTTGCACTTGCTTCATCTCTAGTAATCTTAGTGATAACCATAATTGCATTATCTTTTGCAGGCAAATATTTAGCAAAAGAAGAGCGGTCACTTTTATCTAAAGCTAAATCTTTGGGTGAAATATTCTAA
- a CDS encoding MaoC/PaaZ C-terminal domain-containing protein, with product MLKLNEIKIGDSYKETLVEDLKRTQIVQYAGASGDYNPLHTDEIFTTQVAGYPSVFAHGMLTMGMTGKMITNYVGDGTLTKYGVRFTNQVWPGDTLESEAKITAIREENGINLIDLEIVTTNQEGVTVISGTATAKVSK from the coding sequence ATGCTTAAATTAAATGAAATAAAAATTGGAGATTCTTACAAAGAAACTCTGGTAGAAGATTTAAAAAGAACTCAAATAGTCCAATATGCAGGTGCCTCAGGAGACTATAATCCTTTGCACACTGATGAAATATTCACCACTCAAGTTGCTGGTTACCCTAGTGTCTTTGCCCACGGCATGCTAACTATGGGGATGACGGGGAAGATGATTACAAATTATGTAGGTGATGGAACTCTTACTAAATATGGAGTAAGGTTTACTAACCAAGTTTGGCCTGGAGATACTTTAGAGAGTGAGGCAAAAATAACTGCTATTCGAGAAGAAAATGGGATAAATTTAATTGACTTAGAAATAGTAACAACCAATCAAGAAGGAGTCACAGTAATCTCAGGTACTGCTACAGCAAAAGTAAGTAAGTAA
- the rpoZ gene encoding DNA-directed RNA polymerase subunit omega, translated as MARITVEDCLDKVNTRYELILLAAKRARQLTSGRRRSTLETDGDKATVTALREIEAGLVSPQNINELKVDIADLEEEFTQQLSEKPSIDIK; from the coding sequence ATGGCTAGAATAACAGTTGAAGATTGCCTAGATAAAGTAAATACTAGATACGAATTAATCCTGCTTGCGGCTAAAAGAGCAAGACAACTTACCTCTGGGAGAAGAAGATCAACTCTTGAAACAGATGGTGATAAAGCTACGGTCACAGCTTTAAGAGAAATAGAAGCTGGATTAGTATCTCCTCAAAATATCAATGAGCTTAAAGTTGATATTGCAGACCTTGAAGAAGAATTCACTCAACAACTTTCTGAAAAGCCTTCTATAGACATTAAGTAA
- a CDS encoding amidohydrolase family protein, translating to MILKIFINILLYLIISCSLQASEFLIKNAKIHTTSLGFIEGADLHIKEGKIINISKNIIVSGIDKIDAEGNFLTPGFLAPLTQIGLVEIELEPNTRDDSSKYYSSGLGISKAYNPSSSLIPYNLRGGITTSLSSPSFGKNLFSGLISAFSLTSSLEKSLIKRDIGLIARIGGGEDSRAANILMLEDSFLQAKKYILSGKLEEHFKPDKISFSTRDIKSISRVLSREIPLIVHANRASDILALIDLSKEFEINLIIAGAKEGWRVAESLMKAKVPVIIQPIDNLPSSFDEIAASLDNAAKLHEAGVKILISSHETHNAYLSRQGAGIAVSYGLPWHVAIDALSKNIAESFSLNSIGSIEIGKTADFIIWSEDPLEVTAFAERIFISGNEMPVMTRSLRLRDRYLKE from the coding sequence ATGATATTGAAGATATTTATCAATATTCTGCTTTATTTAATTATTAGCTGTTCTTTACAAGCTTCAGAATTTCTTATAAAAAATGCAAAGATTCATACTACTTCTCTAGGTTTTATTGAAGGAGCTGATTTACATATTAAAGAAGGAAAAATTATTAATATTTCTAAAAATATAATAGTATCTGGAATTGATAAAATAGATGCGGAAGGTAACTTTTTAACCCCAGGTTTTCTAGCTCCACTAACGCAAATAGGACTTGTAGAAATTGAGTTAGAACCAAACACTAGAGATGATAGCTCTAAGTATTATTCTTCAGGCCTAGGTATTTCTAAGGCCTATAATCCATCTTCCTCTTTAATACCCTACAACCTTAGAGGCGGAATAACCACTTCTTTATCGTCACCAAGTTTTGGAAAGAATTTGTTTTCAGGCTTAATATCAGCTTTTTCTCTAACAAGCTCTTTAGAGAAAAGTTTAATAAAAAGAGATATAGGATTAATAGCTAGGATTGGTGGCGGAGAAGATTCTAGAGCTGCTAATATTTTAATGTTAGAAGATTCTTTTCTTCAGGCAAAGAAATACATACTTTCTGGTAAATTAGAAGAACATTTTAAACCAGATAAAATATCTTTTTCAACTAGAGATATTAAATCTATATCTAGAGTTCTCTCTAGAGAAATACCTTTGATTGTCCATGCAAATAGAGCCTCAGATATATTAGCTTTGATTGATTTATCAAAAGAATTTGAAATTAATTTAATAATAGCTGGAGCAAAAGAAGGATGGAGAGTAGCTGAGAGTTTAATGAAAGCAAAAGTACCTGTAATCATCCAACCAATAGATAACTTGCCAAGTTCTTTTGATGAGATAGCAGCTTCTTTAGATAATGCAGCAAAACTGCACGAAGCGGGTGTTAAGATTCTTATCTCTTCTCATGAAACACATAATGCTTATTTAAGTAGACAGGGAGCAGGGATAGCAGTTTCATATGGGTTACCTTGGCATGTGGCGATAGATGCGCTATCTAAAAATATTGCTGAATCTTTCTCATTAAATTCTATAGGTTCAATAGAAATTGGTAAAACAGCTGACTTTATAATATGGAGTGAAGATCCTCTAGAGGTGACTGCGTTTGCTGAACGTATTTTTATTTCAGGAAATGAGATGCCTGTTATGACTCGTTCATTAAGGCTAAGAGATAGGTATTTAAAGGAATAA
- a CDS encoding riboflavin synthase subunit alpha — translation MFSGIIQEIGKVKEFAEEISGFKLGLEVKSQFLSRLTKGDSISVNGTCLTVVNLSYRTVYFDVIHETLRATNLKDLEMGSLVNLERSLKYGGEIGGHLLSGHIYGVSFASILNSGNEIELVIEKPAELSKYIFNKGYIAINGASLTIAKNGKDSLSIFLIPETINSTNLGKNKEPFLVNIEVDSQTVAIVDTTERINREKRIVE, via the coding sequence ATGTTTTCAGGAATAATTCAAGAAATAGGAAAGGTAAAAGAATTTGCAGAAGAAATATCTGGGTTTAAACTAGGTTTAGAAGTTAAATCTCAATTTCTTTCAAGATTAACAAAAGGAGATAGTATTTCAGTTAATGGTACTTGTCTTACAGTCGTTAACTTAAGTTACCGGACTGTATATTTTGATGTAATTCATGAAACACTAAGAGCAACAAATTTAAAAGACCTAGAAATGGGCTCTTTAGTTAATTTAGAAAGATCCTTAAAATACGGAGGTGAAATAGGAGGGCATTTGCTCTCAGGTCATATATATGGAGTCTCTTTTGCTTCAATACTAAATTCAGGGAATGAAATAGAATTAGTCATAGAAAAGCCTGCAGAACTATCAAAATATATATTCAATAAGGGATATATAGCTATTAATGGAGCAAGTCTAACAATAGCAAAGAATGGAAAAGATTCTTTATCTATTTTTTTAATTCCAGAAACAATAAATTCTACGAATTTAGGTAAGAATAAAGAACCTTTTTTAGTTAATATAGAGGTTGATTCTCAGACTGTAGCTATTGTTGATACAACAGAGAGGATAAACAGGGAAAAAAGAATAGTTGAATAG
- the rpsU gene encoding 30S ribosomal protein S21, with protein MPSIKIRDKEAFDIGLRKFKRAVEKAGIVTEIKKREFYEKPTSVRKRKAAAAVKREQKVQRKNRLNRPPRY; from the coding sequence ATGCCATCAATTAAAATAAGAGATAAGGAAGCCTTCGACATAGGTTTAAGAAAATTTAAAAGGGCTGTTGAAAAAGCAGGAATAGTCACGGAAATAAAAAAACGTGAATTCTATGAAAAACCCACATCTGTTAGAAAAAGAAAAGCTGCTGCAGCCGTTAAAAGAGAACAAAAAGTTCAAAGAAAAAATAGATTGAATAGACCGCCAAGGTACTAA
- a CDS encoding amidohydrolase: MKKYFLLIIFFALLSCSEDHDSRQGDFEVFKSTYVPEKNVDFIIKGARILTGTGKEILDGFIWVSENKIKDIGETNDMPEGIRVISGEGKWVTPGIIDIHSHMGVYPSPSLKGNSDGNEATNPVTSHVWAEHSVWTQDPQMPLALKGGITTFHVLPGSANLFGGRGVTLKNVWSTTVQGMKFPGAPYTLKMACGENPKRVYGRRKGTEPSTRMGNVAGYRNAWIDAVNYSDKTNLKRDLKLDTLAGVLNGEILVQNHCYRAEEMAIMLDISKEFGYKVTAFHHAIEAYKVANLLSENDVCAAMWADWWGFKNEAFDMVWENVAIVDQANEGKGCAIVHSDSAIGIQRLNQEAAKAMAAGRRAGLDIPRSRAIQWITRNPAKALGILDRVGTIEKGKMADLVLWDSDPFSVYSKTERVFIDGIQRYFISDSLTPKSTDFELGIIQPDKNRL; encoded by the coding sequence ATGAAAAAGTACTTTCTTCTAATAATATTTTTTGCGTTACTTAGTTGCTCAGAAGATCATGACTCAAGACAAGGAGATTTTGAAGTATTTAAAAGTACTTATGTTCCTGAAAAGAATGTTGATTTTATTATAAAGGGAGCTCGAATCCTAACAGGCACTGGTAAGGAAATTTTAGATGGTTTTATTTGGGTCTCAGAAAATAAAATAAAAGATATCGGAGAGACCAATGATATGCCAGAAGGTATTAGAGTAATATCAGGCGAAGGTAAATGGGTAACACCGGGGATAATAGATATCCATTCACATATGGGGGTATATCCTTCTCCTTCCTTGAAAGGTAACTCAGATGGAAATGAGGCAACGAATCCAGTGACTTCTCATGTTTGGGCTGAACATTCTGTATGGACTCAGGATCCTCAAATGCCTTTAGCACTCAAAGGAGGCATCACTACTTTTCATGTTTTGCCAGGTTCTGCTAATTTATTCGGCGGGAGAGGAGTTACTCTAAAAAATGTTTGGTCTACAACTGTTCAAGGGATGAAATTTCCTGGAGCGCCATATACTTTAAAGATGGCCTGTGGAGAAAACCCAAAAAGAGTTTACGGAAGGAGAAAAGGTACTGAGCCTTCAACTAGGATGGGAAATGTTGCAGGTTACAGGAATGCTTGGATAGATGCTGTTAATTACTCGGATAAAACCAATTTAAAAAGAGATTTAAAATTAGATACTTTAGCAGGCGTTTTAAATGGAGAGATTTTAGTTCAGAATCATTGCTATAGAGCTGAAGAGATGGCTATTATGTTAGACATATCTAAGGAATTTGGCTATAAAGTTACAGCTTTCCATCATGCAATAGAAGCTTATAAGGTAGCAAATTTATTGTCAGAAAATGATGTTTGTGCAGCAATGTGGGCAGACTGGTGGGGTTTTAAAAATGAAGCTTTTGATATGGTTTGGGAGAATGTTGCAATAGTAGATCAGGCAAATGAAGGAAAAGGTTGCGCTATTGTTCATTCAGATTCTGCAATAGGAATTCAAAGATTAAATCAAGAAGCTGCAAAGGCAATGGCAGCAGGTAGAAGAGCTGGACTAGATATACCTAGATCAAGAGCTATTCAGTGGATTACTAGGAATCCAGCCAAGGCTTTAGGTATTCTTGATAGAGTCGGTACTATTGAAAAAGGCAAGATGGCAGATTTAGTTCTTTGGGATAGTGATCCTTTTAGCGTCTATAGTAAAACAGAGAGGGTATTTATCGATGGAATTCAAAGATATTTTATATCAGATTCTTTAACTCCAAAGTCAACAGACTTTGAGTTAGGAATAATTCAACCTGACAAAAATAGATTATGA
- the gmk gene encoding guanylate kinase, whose product MSKLFVIAAPSGTGKTSLIKALLAQEINNLKLGISFTTRKKRLNEREGKDYFFIEKKKFTTMLEKALFLEHAEVYENLYGTSKEWVDSQMNLGKDLILELDYQGALQVKNIYKNAVLVFILPPSFYALKKRLKDRDLDSNESIEKRLSEAKKEINYSHNFDHIIVNDNFKESLEDLIDIISLKNIQKKERMLSAKKTLKLLMEDS is encoded by the coding sequence ATGTCTAAATTATTTGTTATAGCAGCACCCTCAGGGACGGGAAAAACTAGCCTGATTAAAGCCCTTTTAGCTCAGGAAATAAACAATCTAAAGCTAGGTATCTCATTTACTACTAGAAAAAAAAGACTAAATGAGAGAGAAGGCAAAGACTATTTCTTTATAGAAAAGAAGAAATTTACAACCATGCTTGAAAAAGCATTATTTCTAGAACATGCAGAGGTGTATGAAAACCTCTATGGCACAAGCAAAGAATGGGTTGATTCTCAGATGAATCTAGGTAAAGACTTAATTCTTGAGTTGGATTATCAGGGCGCCCTTCAAGTTAAGAATATTTATAAAAATGCTGTCTTAGTTTTTATACTGCCTCCATCATTTTATGCCTTAAAAAAAAGACTAAAGGACAGAGATTTAGATTCTAATGAATCTATAGAAAAAAGGTTATCTGAAGCAAAAAAAGAGATCAATTATTCACATAATTTTGATCACATAATTGTAAATGATAATTTTAAGGAATCATTAGAAGACCTAATAGACATAATCTCCCTGAAAAATATACAAAAAAAAGAAAGAATGCTTAGTGCTAAAAAGACTCTTAAACTTCTTATGGAAGATAGTTAA
- the folK gene encoding 2-amino-4-hydroxy-6-hydroxymethyldihydropteridine diphosphokinase, with protein MTLVIISIGSNIDPELNIFKAKDLLLKAFNSCKFSSIYKSPAEGFEGPEFHNLALSIVTELNPGQLNILLKVLEKKLGRDETQRKFVNRVIDLDLIMYDDLIYSENGLELPSSDILEYLFVLKPVHEIAGDLRHPISKKTFTQILEEF; from the coding sequence ATGACTTTAGTAATCATAAGCATTGGAAGTAATATAGATCCTGAACTCAATATATTTAAAGCTAAAGATTTACTCCTTAAAGCATTTAATTCATGTAAATTTTCTTCTATATATAAATCTCCAGCCGAAGGCTTCGAAGGGCCTGAATTCCATAATCTTGCCTTAAGCATAGTCACTGAACTTAATCCAGGTCAATTGAATATTCTTTTAAAAGTTTTAGAAAAGAAATTAGGCAGAGATGAAACCCAAAGAAAATTTGTTAATAGAGTTATTGATTTAGATTTAATTATGTATGACGATTTAATTTATTCAGAAAACGGCTTAGAGCTTCCTAGTTCAGATATACTGGAGTATCTTTTTGTCCTTAAGCCCGTGCATGAAATAGCAGGAGATTTGAGGCATCCCATTTCAAAAAAAACCTTTACTCAGATTTTAGAAGAATTTTAG
- the tsaD gene encoding tRNA (adenosine(37)-N6)-threonylcarbamoyltransferase complex transferase subunit TsaD: protein MKILGIETSCDETGVAIYDSSVNSIIAEEIYSQTKLHAKFGGVVPELASRDHVLKLLPLIKATLSSSEVNYNSINGIAYTSGPGLKGPLIVGASIAKALSLGWGIPSIGIHHMEAHLLINLLEENPPSFPFITLLISGGHCLLIRSDEVGHYKIIGQTLDDAVGEAFDKVARLLNLPYPGGPNIEKLARLGKPNFIKLPRPMTSKRSLDFSFSGLKTAVLYNLRNKKNISESYRANISASFQEAVADTLLIKCKWALEDENLKQLVIGGGVASNIYIRRRLVNGLQGHDIFFPQSDRCTDNGAMVAYAGYHKLLEGIIEPNKLIVNPRWSLEEI from the coding sequence ATGAAAATTTTAGGAATTGAGACATCATGTGATGAGACAGGAGTGGCTATATATGATAGCTCCGTAAATTCTATAATAGCTGAAGAGATCTATAGCCAAACTAAATTGCATGCTAAATTTGGTGGAGTTGTCCCTGAATTAGCTTCTAGGGATCACGTATTAAAGTTGCTACCTTTAATTAAAGCTACATTGAGTTCCTCTGAAGTTAACTATAATTCTATTAACGGTATAGCTTATACATCGGGCCCAGGACTTAAAGGGCCCCTTATAGTCGGTGCGTCAATAGCTAAAGCTTTATCATTAGGATGGGGAATCCCTTCGATAGGTATTCACCATATGGAAGCTCACCTTTTAATAAATCTTTTAGAAGAAAATCCACCATCTTTTCCATTTATCACACTATTAATCTCAGGAGGCCACTGTCTCCTTATAAGATCTGATGAAGTAGGGCATTATAAAATCATAGGGCAAACGTTAGATGATGCTGTTGGAGAAGCTTTTGATAAAGTAGCAAGGTTATTAAATTTACCTTACCCCGGGGGTCCAAATATAGAAAAATTAGCCAGGCTTGGAAAGCCAAACTTTATTAAACTGCCAAGACCGATGACTTCAAAACGCTCTTTAGATTTCAGTTTTAGCGGATTAAAAACAGCAGTTTTATACAATTTAAGAAATAAAAAAAATATAAGTGAATCATATAGAGCAAATATATCAGCTTCTTTTCAAGAAGCTGTTGCTGATACTTTGTTGATTAAATGCAAATGGGCTTTGGAGGATGAAAATTTAAAACAACTTGTGATTGGTGGAGGGGTAGCATCAAATATTTATATTAGACGAAGGTTGGTAAATGGATTACAAGGGCATGATATTTTTTTTCCTCAATCAGATAGGTGCACAGATAATGGTGCTATGGTTGCCTATGCAGGATATCATAAGTTGTTAGAAGGTATTATAGAGCCAAATAAATTGATAGTGAATCCTAGATGGAGTTTAGAAGAAATATAA
- a CDS encoding MaoC family dehydratase N-terminal domain-containing protein, whose protein sequence is MAIGKFLIEASHIMMFARSVGDPNPIYYDEEYAKNTDCKGIIPPPTFPQASAQFDPEYGLRPKIGEEWFGSGKEATGLKPKKEPKDDKKEDGGVAMGLHAEQHFEYHKPVLAGDILTASIKPGESWEKDSKRAGKLKFSEGITEYRNQDGELVITARGIGVQTEKPVGS, encoded by the coding sequence ATGGCCATAGGTAAATTTTTAATAGAAGCAAGTCATATCATGATGTTTGCAAGATCAGTAGGTGACCCAAATCCAATTTATTACGATGAAGAGTACGCAAAAAATACAGATTGTAAAGGCATCATACCACCTCCTACTTTTCCACAGGCTAGTGCACAATTTGATCCTGAGTATGGATTACGTCCAAAAATAGGTGAAGAATGGTTTGGATCTGGAAAAGAGGCCACAGGCCTTAAACCAAAAAAAGAGCCTAAAGATGACAAGAAAGAAGATGGAGGAGTAGCAATGGGATTACATGCAGAGCAGCATTTTGAATATCATAAACCTGTCCTTGCAGGAGACATACTTACGGCTTCTATCAAACCTGGAGAAAGCTGGGAAAAAGATAGTAAAAGAGCAGGAAAACTAAAATTTAGTGAAGGCATTACAGAATACAGAAATCAAGATGGAGAGCTTGTGATAACTGCAAGAGGGATAGGTGTACAAACTGAGAAACCAGTGGGGAGTTAA
- the pyrE gene encoding orotate phosphoribosyltransferase: protein MSEFSNSNKFFSLSLELGALIFGDFKLKSGLNSPYFFNMSALFGGGAIYELADLYSNLILEKEIDFDIIFGPAYKGIPLASAISSILYNKTKKRIPICFDRKELKDHGEGGNFIGAELDGRVLIVDDVLTVGTALRSSVKKTLDSGGMIEAAIIGLDREEIITDLPVKKTLIRDLGFPIYSIAKVSDLLRFLEEDKQYSEQAALLKSSLKI from the coding sequence TTGTCTGAATTTTCTAATAGTAATAAATTCTTTTCTCTTTCTCTAGAGTTAGGAGCCTTAATTTTTGGAGATTTTAAGCTCAAATCAGGTTTAAATAGTCCTTATTTCTTTAATATGTCAGCTTTATTTGGCGGTGGAGCCATATATGAACTGGCTGATTTATATTCGAACCTGATTCTTGAAAAGGAAATAGATTTTGATATTATTTTTGGACCTGCATATAAGGGAATTCCTTTAGCTTCGGCTATAAGTTCTATTTTATATAACAAAACAAAAAAACGAATTCCAATATGTTTTGATAGAAAAGAGCTAAAAGATCATGGTGAAGGGGGTAATTTTATTGGTGCAGAGCTCGATGGAAGAGTTCTGATAGTTGATGATGTTTTGACAGTAGGAACTGCACTTAGGAGCAGTGTTAAAAAGACTTTAGATTCAGGAGGAATGATAGAAGCTGCAATTATAGGCTTGGATAGAGAAGAGATAATCACAGACTTGCCAGTAAAGAAAACGCTTATAAGAGACTTGGGCTTTCCTATTTATTCGATAGCAAAAGTTTCAGATCTTTTAAGATTCTTAGAGGAAGATAAACAATATTCCGAACAAGCTGCTTTGCTAAAATCAAGCCTTAAAATTTAG
- the folB gene encoding dihydroneopterin aldolase: protein MDIIRIEELEIEAVIGIFDWEREVRQLISIDMEMHYDCSKPGSSDDISDALDYKAVSKMIISLTKETKSKLIEHLAEKISSRILEEFPVSSLKLTLKKPGALRGSKAVGLTIYRSK, encoded by the coding sequence ATGGATATTATAAGAATAGAAGAATTAGAGATTGAAGCAGTCATTGGTATTTTTGATTGGGAGAGGGAGGTTCGTCAATTAATAAGTATTGATATGGAAATGCACTATGATTGCAGTAAGCCAGGTTCTTCGGATGATATATCTGATGCTTTAGATTATAAGGCAGTCTCCAAAATGATAATTAGTTTAACTAAAGAAACTAAAAGTAAACTCATTGAGCATTTAGCAGAAAAAATTTCTTCAAGAATATTAGAAGAGTTTCCTGTAAGTAGTTTAAAGTTAACTTTAAAGAAACCGGGAGCTTTGAGAGGTTCTAAGGCTGTAGGCCTAACAATATATAGATCAAAATAA